Proteins encoded together in one Vibrio metoecus window:
- a CDS encoding chemotaxis protein CheW: protein MNSAHLDTSLSASSVPILSMDMGLTGGADFLSFILGSELYGVALSHVEEIRVWEAPTPIPRAPHFVKGVINLRGMIVPIIDLRLRFGLTQFDYLPTTVVLILSIHQQDQKRLMGVVVDSVSDVIGQGEAVLNPAVGESLVVPFLSGILNVGDEVMSLLDGNALLDMDRILSEGQA from the coding sequence ATGAATTCAGCTCATCTTGATACTTCACTCTCGGCATCATCGGTTCCCATTCTTTCTATGGATATGGGGTTAACCGGGGGCGCTGACTTCTTAAGTTTTATTTTGGGTTCGGAGCTTTATGGTGTGGCGCTATCTCATGTTGAAGAAATTCGTGTTTGGGAAGCACCGACGCCGATTCCAAGAGCCCCGCATTTTGTTAAAGGCGTGATTAACTTACGCGGCATGATCGTTCCTATCATCGATTTACGTCTGCGTTTTGGATTAACACAGTTCGATTATTTACCGACCACAGTCGTGTTGATTCTGAGCATACATCAGCAAGATCAAAAACGCCTGATGGGGGTGGTGGTTGACTCCGTCAGTGATGTGATTGGGCAAGGAGAGGCAGTGCTAAACCCCGCTGTGGGGGAAAGTCTCGTGGTGCCTTTTTTAAGTGGCATTTTAAATGTCGGGGATGAAGTAATGTCTCTGCTTGACGGTAATGCATTGCTGGATATGGACAGGATCCTCAGCGAGGGACAGGCATGA
- a CDS encoding SDR family oxidoreductase, whose product MDIKHQYVLLTGASGGIGEQIAHVLAARGAWLILVGRDSQKLETLRQSLPTAEKHTVLSADLSSEEGVAQLQALAEEFGLRHQPISVVINNAGTNQFCLLARRSMESVQRELTLNLMTPIQITQMALHWVTKPELIVNIGSSFGAIGYPGYSTYCAAKAGLHRFSEAMNRELDGTGVKVLYLAPRATNTALNSESVKQLNQALGHHSDEPEFVAEQVAKMIETEQSVVWLGWPEKWFVRLNQLLPGLVSGAIKKQQHILLSFLNR is encoded by the coding sequence ATGGATATTAAACACCAATATGTGTTGTTGACGGGGGCGTCTGGCGGAATTGGTGAGCAAATCGCTCATGTCTTGGCTGCACGTGGAGCATGGTTGATTCTTGTTGGGCGTGATAGTCAAAAGCTCGAAACGTTACGCCAATCATTACCCACAGCAGAAAAGCACACTGTTTTGAGTGCTGATTTGAGTAGTGAAGAGGGTGTGGCACAGCTTCAAGCGCTCGCTGAAGAGTTTGGCCTGCGGCATCAGCCGATCAGCGTTGTGATCAACAATGCAGGAACCAATCAATTCTGTTTACTCGCACGGCGCTCAATGGAGTCGGTACAGCGTGAATTAACCTTAAACTTAATGACGCCCATTCAGATTACCCAGATGGCACTGCATTGGGTCACGAAACCGGAACTTATTGTTAATATTGGTTCCAGTTTTGGGGCGATCGGGTACCCAGGTTATTCGACCTATTGCGCGGCGAAAGCGGGATTGCATCGCTTCAGTGAAGCAATGAACCGAGAGCTGGATGGCACTGGTGTCAAGGTGCTCTATCTTGCGCCTCGGGCGACCAATACAGCCCTAAACAGTGAATCGGTCAAGCAGCTGAATCAGGCATTGGGGCATCACAGTGATGAGCCTGAATTTGTGGCAGAGCAAGTGGCAAAGATGATTGAGACCGAGCAAAGTGTGGTGTGGTTGGGTTGGCCTGAAAAATGGTTTGTTCGTCTCAATCAGCTGTTACCGGGCCTGGTCTCGGGAGCCATTAAAAAACAACAACACATTCTATTGTCATTTTTAAATCGTTAA
- a CDS encoding response regulator codes for MRLLLVEDDTLLGESMQVALSRQGYTVDWLERGSGVVTALKTEQFTALILDLTLPDMDGLEVLRQIRRAGYTLPVMILTARDDISDRVKGLDGGADEYIGKPFALEELLARLRLIIRRSSGSAEELISVGDLDLSLSKQEIYYAQQALKLTRNEYKILASLMTQAGRVMSKELLQQALHGWDEGSSDNAIEVHIHNLRKKLPDNLIRNVRGVGYMIEK; via the coding sequence ATGCGTTTATTATTAGTGGAAGATGACACGCTGCTTGGCGAATCGATGCAAGTCGCTTTAAGCCGACAAGGGTATACGGTTGACTGGTTAGAGCGAGGCAGCGGTGTTGTAACGGCGTTAAAAACCGAGCAGTTTACCGCATTGATTTTAGATTTAACCTTGCCGGATATGGACGGGTTAGAAGTGCTGCGCCAAATCCGGCGAGCGGGTTACACCTTACCCGTAATGATATTGACGGCTCGTGATGACATTAGTGATCGGGTCAAAGGTTTAGATGGTGGGGCAGATGAGTACATCGGTAAGCCGTTTGCTCTCGAAGAGCTGCTCGCACGCTTGCGGCTGATTATTCGGCGAAGCTCGGGGAGTGCGGAGGAACTCATCTCCGTGGGTGATCTCGATCTTTCGCTCTCCAAACAAGAAATCTACTACGCTCAGCAAGCTCTGAAATTAACGCGTAATGAGTACAAAATCCTCGCCAGTTTGATGACTCAAGCTGGAAGAGTGATGAGTAAAGAGCTATTACAGCAAGCATTGCATGGTTGGGATGAAGGCAGCAGTGATAACGCGATAGAAGTACACATTCATAATTTGCGTAAAAAGTTGCCGGATAATCTGATTCGAAACGTACGAGGTGTGGGGTACATGATTGAAAAATAA
- a CDS encoding TenA family transcriptional regulator, translating to MTSFFQRLQIETQAAQQHMLQAPIFEACARGEITLDMYLRFLTQAYHHVKHTVPLLMACGSRLSDRYEWVRIAIADYIDEEKGHQEWILNDIRACGGDAQAVRNNQGEGGVSTPIELMVAYLYHQIDRANPLGLFGMVWVLEGTSVGVGGNIARLVKQQLNLPDKAMSYLTSHSELDQDHIRFFESLMDKITKDEDQQAIIHSANQVFYLYGQMLRELVPLTNQKAA from the coding sequence ATGACTTCATTTTTTCAACGTTTACAAATCGAAACGCAAGCTGCGCAACAACATATGTTACAAGCTCCTATCTTTGAAGCCTGTGCACGGGGTGAAATTACATTAGATATGTACTTGCGCTTTTTGACCCAAGCCTATCATCACGTGAAGCATACGGTACCTCTGTTGATGGCGTGTGGCAGCCGCTTGAGTGACCGCTATGAATGGGTTCGAATTGCGATTGCGGATTATATTGATGAAGAGAAAGGCCACCAAGAATGGATACTGAATGACATTCGAGCTTGTGGTGGTGATGCGCAAGCGGTACGGAATAATCAGGGAGAAGGCGGTGTGAGCACGCCAATCGAATTGATGGTGGCTTATTTGTATCACCAGATAGATCGCGCTAATCCACTGGGTTTATTTGGAATGGTCTGGGTGCTGGAAGGCACCAGTGTTGGGGTGGGCGGCAATATCGCACGCTTGGTTAAACAACAGCTTAATTTGCCAGATAAAGCGATGAGCTATCTCACTTCTCATAGTGAACTGGATCAAGACCATATCCGTTTCTTTGAATCCTTGATGGATAAAATCACCAAAGACGAAGACCAGCAAGCGATCATCCATTCAGCGAATCAAGTCTTTTATCTTTATGGACAGATGCTACGTGAATTAGTGCCGCTCACCAATCAGAAGGCGGCTTAG
- a CDS encoding tetratricopeptide repeat protein, with protein MNTVFKWINISALLVGYTASAYAITPLEQVQADWAKCQYQTPSGDEQESCFERTIARTRLELKLAGDNPELKVWLAINQSSLAGARGGLGALSLVKEAKSLFEDVIAKSPNTLDGSAFTSLGTLYYKVPGWPVAFGDDKKAEQLLKQALDMNPNGIDANYFYGDFLVQQGRDAEAKHYLLLAQQAPARPQREVADAGRQQEIAHLLESLK; from the coding sequence ATGAACACTGTGTTTAAATGGATAAATATCAGCGCATTATTAGTGGGTTATACGGCGTCGGCGTATGCGATTACCCCTTTAGAACAAGTGCAGGCGGACTGGGCAAAATGCCAATACCAAACGCCGTCTGGCGATGAGCAAGAAAGCTGTTTCGAACGTACGATCGCTCGCACTCGACTTGAGCTAAAGTTGGCGGGAGATAATCCAGAACTCAAAGTATGGTTAGCAATCAATCAATCCTCTTTAGCTGGCGCTAGAGGGGGGTTAGGTGCACTCTCGTTAGTAAAAGAGGCCAAAAGTTTGTTTGAAGACGTCATCGCCAAGTCTCCTAACACGCTCGATGGTTCTGCATTTACTAGCCTTGGAACGTTATACTATAAAGTGCCAGGTTGGCCAGTTGCCTTTGGTGATGATAAAAAAGCCGAGCAATTATTAAAGCAGGCACTCGATATGAATCCGAATGGCATTGATGCCAATTATTTTTACGGTGATTTTTTGGTGCAACAAGGACGTGATGCAGAAGCGAAACACTACTTGTTGCTAGCACAACAAGCACCAGCAAGGCCACAAAGAGAGGTCGCTGATGCTGGTCGTCAACAAGAAATCGCCCATCTGTTGGAGAGTCTCAAATAA
- a CDS encoding STAS domain-containing protein: MLILNEALDIAHVQECKLQFLPWITQHEPIVVDGSAVVRVDAAGIQLLASLWITAQHNQLEIYFDQLSDVLAEGIALLGMTDLMQMKSE; this comes from the coding sequence ATGTTGATACTAAATGAAGCACTAGATATCGCGCATGTTCAGGAGTGTAAGCTGCAATTTTTGCCGTGGATTACTCAACACGAACCCATTGTGGTTGATGGTTCAGCCGTGGTGCGCGTGGATGCAGCCGGTATTCAGTTACTGGCATCACTATGGATAACGGCTCAACACAACCAGCTTGAGATTTACTTTGACCAATTATCTGACGTATTAGCAGAAGGGATAGCCCTGTTAGGGATGACAGACCTAATGCAAATGAAGAGTGAATGA
- a CDS encoding phosphoethanolamine transferase: MRTLNLKTFSYNQLVLILAVYFALPLNLPVYEKLAQIFTESAQIHWGFVISIPLFFLFALNFIFQIFSWPYLFKPFFALLLIISSILSFVGFQYGTIVDRDMLVNVLETNSSEASSYLTVYSVLWFVFLGVLPALWLLFTPIRKETGVWRFLGKKGLSMLVSLLAVALIAALYYQNYSSVGRNNSYLKKMIIPTHFIYSSVGLVKQRYFTEPMVYKMIGTDAQQKTTATDSSGQKPTLVFFVLGETARVQNYQYFGYPRDTNAYTQPFQPIFFKDVASCGTATAISVPCMFSNMTRDNFDRNQADNQDNVLDILQRAGISLLWKENDGGDKGVAKNIPLKELARDKREGFCDGDTCYDIAMLENLDQEIADQNGNRMIFMHIIGSHGPTYFKRYPKEMAVYQPDCPRADIENCSVEQIVNTYDNTIRYTDYVLAQLMSKLESLQKDYNTALIYVSDHGESLGENGMFLHGMPYNLAPDYQTQVPLLVWMSQGFSQSKGIDMDCLRSKTHLPYSHGNLFHSLLGVMDVSTEAYDTSLDLFSQCRANAASSN, from the coding sequence ATGCGAACATTGAATTTAAAAACTTTCTCTTATAATCAGCTAGTACTGATTCTAGCCGTCTATTTCGCCCTACCACTCAATTTGCCCGTTTACGAAAAGCTAGCGCAAATCTTTACGGAGTCTGCTCAAATACACTGGGGATTTGTCATTTCCATTCCGCTCTTTTTTCTATTTGCTTTGAACTTCATTTTTCAGATCTTCAGTTGGCCTTATCTGTTTAAGCCATTTTTTGCATTGCTACTGATTATTTCATCGATACTCAGTTTTGTAGGTTTTCAATATGGCACCATCGTTGATAGAGATATGTTGGTGAATGTGCTCGAAACCAACAGTAGCGAGGCAAGCTCCTATCTCACGGTTTACTCTGTCCTTTGGTTTGTCTTTTTAGGTGTATTACCTGCGCTTTGGTTACTGTTCACCCCTATTCGTAAAGAGACTGGAGTGTGGCGTTTTTTGGGTAAGAAAGGCCTATCAATGCTGGTTTCACTACTGGCGGTAGCATTAATTGCCGCACTCTATTACCAAAATTACTCTTCGGTTGGACGTAATAACAGCTATCTCAAAAAAATGATCATCCCGACTCACTTTATCTACAGCAGTGTGGGCTTAGTCAAACAGCGTTATTTCACCGAACCCATGGTCTATAAAATGATTGGGACTGACGCGCAACAAAAAACCACCGCAACAGATAGCTCAGGTCAAAAGCCGACCTTAGTATTTTTTGTTCTTGGGGAAACAGCACGAGTGCAAAACTATCAATACTTCGGCTATCCACGTGATACCAATGCTTATACACAACCGTTCCAACCAATTTTCTTTAAAGATGTCGCCAGTTGTGGCACCGCAACGGCGATCTCCGTACCTTGCATGTTCTCCAACATGACACGTGATAACTTTGATCGTAACCAAGCCGATAACCAAGATAACGTATTGGATATTCTGCAACGTGCTGGGATCAGTTTGCTGTGGAAAGAAAATGATGGTGGCGATAAAGGTGTAGCCAAAAATATCCCATTAAAAGAGCTCGCAAGAGATAAGCGAGAAGGTTTCTGTGATGGCGATACTTGTTACGATATCGCGATGTTAGAAAACTTGGATCAAGAGATCGCTGACCAAAATGGCAATCGCATGATCTTCATGCACATCATTGGTAGTCATGGACCAACCTATTTTAAGCGTTACCCAAAAGAAATGGCTGTGTACCAACCTGATTGTCCACGTGCAGATATTGAAAACTGTAGTGTCGAACAGATCGTTAACACCTATGACAACACCATTCGTTACACTGATTACGTTCTGGCACAGCTAATGAGCAAGTTAGAATCCTTACAAAAGGATTACAACACCGCTTTAATTTATGTTTCTGACCATGGTGAGTCGTTAGGTGAAAATGGAATGTTCTTACATGGAATGCCTTACAACTTGGCCCCAGATTACCAAACGCAAGTACCTTTGTTAGTTTGGATGTCTCAAGGATTTAGCCAGAGTAAAGGGATTGATATGGACTGTTTACGTAGTAAAACCCATTTACCTTACTCTCACGGCAACCTGTTCCACTCACTGCTCGGCGTAATGGATGTTTCAACTGAAGCTTATGACACATCTCTAGACCTGTTTTCTCAGTGTAGAGCGAATGCCGCCTCTTCCAATTAA
- a CDS encoding chemotaxis protein CheW yields MMQREFLSFILDDEEYGIPILEVREVRGWSPVRVIPNAPPFVIGLLDIRGEYIPILDLKRRLGLVPVEINATTVVVVINAANQQPLGLIVDAVAEVYALSEQEIKRAPSISTVIGNQYVKGIAAIKNRHLVLIDIDALFDVEALNLSSTAESTQ; encoded by the coding sequence ATGATGCAGCGAGAGTTTCTGAGCTTCATTTTAGATGATGAAGAATACGGTATTCCGATACTGGAAGTGCGAGAAGTGCGAGGCTGGAGCCCTGTTCGAGTAATTCCCAATGCGCCCCCTTTTGTGATCGGCTTGCTGGATATCCGTGGTGAATACATTCCGATTTTGGATCTCAAACGTCGTTTGGGTTTAGTTCCGGTTGAGATTAACGCGACCACGGTTGTCGTGGTGATTAATGCGGCTAACCAGCAACCGTTAGGCTTAATTGTTGATGCGGTAGCGGAAGTGTATGCGCTATCAGAACAAGAGATAAAACGCGCCCCAAGTATTTCAACGGTGATTGGTAATCAGTATGTCAAAGGGATTGCCGCAATAAAAAATCGACATTTAGTTTTAATTGATATTGATGCGCTGTTCGATGTTGAGGCGCTGAACCTAAGCTCCACTGCCGAAAGCACACAATGA
- a CDS encoding sensor histidine kinase, with amino-acid sequence MLSGGLLLVSLYFSYSNAKHEVTEVYDARLGQSAKLLLMATSVSGQKMAMKDQREHFDSWMENIQRLSKAKEDVATLFGHPYEQYFLFQFYRDGKLLFSSDNSLPGFSSGVENIGFSNISINGESWRFFQLTQPNGTMGKEYVVVAERQRIRREMLNEIALSTALPQLILFPCLMLLLVTLIDRSFRPIQSLKSAIAIRSVHKLDRIYVEEPTLELSPLVDTLNQLLSELEHAWEREKRFTRMAAHELKTPLTVLRLNAENALRSTNPEQLKHDLERIFKGIERTDRLIQQLLMLAKVESTQILAKQPVDLAGVIKQVIADLAPIAFKQEQQLSFSGESPRLWGDELLLGILFKNLIDNAIRYSGCASHIEVILRHQEGEIEVCVLDTGAPIDDLTREKMFDNFYRANSQKGDGAGLGMSICRDIATLHGGEVMLLPRTNKYNSFVVRFLNIE; translated from the coding sequence GTGCTTAGTGGTGGCCTTTTACTTGTCTCGCTCTATTTCAGTTACTCCAACGCAAAACATGAAGTAACAGAAGTGTATGATGCTCGGCTAGGGCAATCTGCCAAATTGTTACTGATGGCGACGTCGGTCTCAGGCCAAAAGATGGCAATGAAAGACCAGCGTGAGCATTTTGATTCATGGATGGAAAACATACAACGCCTATCTAAAGCGAAAGAGGATGTGGCAACCTTATTTGGGCATCCCTACGAGCAATATTTTCTGTTCCAGTTTTATCGTGATGGCAAACTGTTGTTTAGCTCGGATAACAGTCTACCCGGATTTAGTTCCGGAGTTGAGAACATTGGATTTTCGAACATTTCCATTAATGGTGAGTCTTGGCGGTTTTTTCAATTGACTCAGCCGAATGGCACGATGGGCAAAGAATATGTTGTGGTGGCGGAAAGACAAAGGATTCGTCGGGAAATGCTCAACGAAATTGCGCTTTCTACAGCGTTACCTCAGCTGATTCTTTTTCCTTGTTTAATGCTCTTATTAGTCACTCTGATTGATCGAAGTTTTCGGCCCATTCAGTCTCTTAAGTCGGCGATTGCGATTCGTAGTGTACATAAATTAGATCGTATCTATGTTGAAGAGCCAACTCTCGAATTATCCCCTTTGGTTGATACACTCAATCAACTCCTTTCCGAATTAGAGCACGCATGGGAACGTGAAAAGCGTTTTACCCGCATGGCCGCTCATGAGTTAAAAACGCCGTTAACCGTGCTCAGATTAAATGCTGAAAATGCTTTGCGTAGCACCAATCCCGAGCAGTTGAAACACGATTTAGAACGTATTTTCAAAGGGATTGAACGCACGGATAGATTAATTCAACAGTTGCTGATGTTGGCGAAAGTTGAGAGTACCCAAATCTTAGCTAAACAACCGGTTGATTTAGCGGGCGTGATTAAACAAGTGATTGCTGATCTTGCCCCAATCGCGTTTAAGCAGGAGCAACAACTGAGTTTTAGTGGTGAGAGTCCGCGCCTCTGGGGGGATGAACTACTGCTTGGCATTTTATTTAAAAATCTCATCGATAACGCAATTCGCTATTCTGGTTGTGCGAGTCATATTGAAGTGATACTCCGTCATCAAGAGGGAGAAATTGAAGTTTGCGTGCTGGATACAGGTGCGCCAATCGATGATCTGACTCGTGAGAAAATGTTTGATAACTTCTATCGTGCCAATAGCCAAAAAGGGGATGGGGCTGGATTAGGTATGTCCATTTGCCGAGATATTGCCACATTACATGGTGGCGAGGTAATGCTTTTACCGCGCACGAATAAGTACAACAGTTTTGTGGTTCGTTTTCTAAATATTGAATAA
- a CDS encoding methyl-accepting chemotaxis protein, with protein sequence MAFWNRKQQVVPQFVEPAKESVISEFEEPETNGGLSNYQLLSALNAAQTALMMIDRDFRITYFNHQTLLLLKQHEALFRSVWPDFRAEADFLQGYCIDHFHINPRHQRSMLADPKNLPYTTVINIKGVKIELNVGAIIDDRGGYIGNTLEWRDVTEEIKREQQIGRLASAVEGMTTNLMMADKEGIIQYLNPALLQLLSHREPELAKAFPGFKAAELVGKNIDIFHKNPAHQRSIISNPDRLPFSSMIKVGSLEFNLTCIAMRDAKGEYIGPALQWVDITEQRDGQRQVETLIQKAIKGDLHDRMNTSAYTGFMRELGDGINNLLTTLVEPLGQCISVMSRVAEGDLNTNMSDEYQGEFGRLASAVNASIVNIRNMVDKITVSSARVATASTEIAEGNNDLSQRVEAQASNLEETAASMEEITATVRQNADNAKDANVLATDAAKKATRGGEVVGEAINAMGAINTASKKIADIISVIDEIAFQTNLLALNAAVEAARAGEQGRGFAVVAGEVRNLAQRSAGAAKEIKGLINDSVDKVNEGSRLVNESGSTLKEIVEAVARVSDLIAQIAASSVEQSTGIDEINRAIAAMDEMTQQNASLVEETSAASQSLKDEGKELLNLMNFFVTENNITTFERKTAHQAATPSKVKAVVGMHKEKAPVSKVVHKMPPRAADESDEWEEF encoded by the coding sequence ATGGCATTTTGGAATCGTAAGCAACAGGTTGTGCCGCAGTTTGTCGAGCCAGCCAAAGAGAGTGTGATCAGCGAGTTTGAAGAACCAGAAACAAACGGCGGATTATCGAATTATCAATTATTGTCTGCACTTAACGCAGCGCAAACTGCATTGATGATGATTGACCGTGATTTTAGAATCACCTACTTCAATCATCAAACGCTCTTGTTGCTGAAACAGCATGAAGCATTATTCCGCTCGGTATGGCCTGATTTTCGAGCTGAAGCCGATTTCCTACAAGGTTATTGTATCGACCATTTCCACATTAACCCTCGTCATCAACGTAGCATGCTCGCGGATCCTAAAAATTTGCCCTATACCACAGTGATCAACATTAAAGGGGTGAAAATTGAGCTGAATGTTGGGGCGATCATCGATGATCGTGGGGGTTACATCGGCAATACTCTTGAATGGCGAGATGTCACGGAAGAGATAAAACGTGAGCAGCAAATTGGCCGCTTAGCTTCAGCTGTGGAAGGGATGACGACGAACCTGATGATGGCAGATAAAGAAGGCATCATCCAATACCTTAACCCTGCGCTGTTACAGCTTCTTAGCCATCGTGAACCTGAACTGGCTAAAGCGTTTCCGGGCTTTAAAGCGGCTGAGTTGGTGGGGAAAAATATTGATATTTTCCATAAAAACCCAGCGCATCAGCGTTCCATCATCAGCAACCCCGATCGCCTACCGTTCAGCTCAATGATTAAAGTCGGCTCGTTAGAATTTAACCTCACTTGTATTGCAATGCGTGATGCCAAAGGGGAATACATAGGCCCTGCGCTGCAGTGGGTAGATATTACCGAGCAGCGTGATGGTCAGCGCCAAGTTGAAACGTTAATCCAAAAAGCGATCAAAGGCGACTTACATGATCGGATGAATACCAGTGCCTATACTGGCTTCATGCGTGAGTTGGGGGATGGCATCAACAATCTGCTCACGACCTTAGTTGAGCCTCTTGGACAGTGTATTTCAGTCATGAGCCGAGTGGCAGAAGGTGATTTAAACACCAATATGTCGGATGAGTATCAGGGTGAGTTCGGTCGATTAGCCAGTGCGGTCAATGCTTCGATCGTCAACATACGCAATATGGTGGACAAAATTACGGTCTCTTCTGCTCGCGTCGCAACGGCATCAACAGAAATTGCTGAAGGAAATAACGACCTGAGTCAACGAGTGGAAGCGCAAGCCTCTAACCTCGAAGAAACTGCTGCCAGTATGGAGGAAATCACCGCAACGGTGCGCCAAAATGCAGATAACGCGAAAGATGCGAATGTGTTGGCGACGGATGCGGCGAAAAAAGCAACTCGTGGCGGGGAAGTGGTCGGAGAGGCTATCAATGCGATGGGAGCGATTAATACGGCGAGCAAGAAAATCGCCGACATTATTAGTGTGATTGATGAAATTGCCTTCCAAACCAATTTGCTTGCGTTGAATGCGGCAGTGGAAGCGGCTCGGGCGGGAGAGCAGGGTCGCGGTTTTGCAGTGGTTGCAGGTGAAGTACGTAATCTTGCTCAACGAAGTGCGGGAGCGGCGAAAGAGATCAAAGGTTTGATCAACGACAGTGTGGACAAAGTGAATGAAGGTTCACGTTTGGTTAACGAGTCCGGTTCCACATTGAAAGAAATTGTGGAAGCGGTCGCGAGAGTTTCAGATTTGATTGCGCAGATTGCCGCCTCCAGTGTGGAGCAATCGACAGGTATTGATGAAATCAATCGTGCGATTGCCGCAATGGATGAAATGACGCAACAAAATGCTTCGTTAGTCGAGGAAACGTCAGCTGCTAGCCAATCCCTCAAAGATGAAGGAAAAGAGCTGCTCAATCTCATGAATTTCTTTGTGACAGAAAACAACATCACGACTTTTGAGCGTAAAACGGCGCATCAGGCTGCGACGCCTTCCAAAGTTAAAGCCGTTGTTGGCATGCATAAAGAGAAAGCGCCTGTGAGTAAAGTGGTACATAAAATGCCACCTCGCGCAGCAGATGAGAGTGATGAATGGGAAGAGTTTTAA
- a CDS encoding CheR family methyltransferase, whose protein sequence is MLAVNEQEFELTDKDFKFIQWFMHKTVGIYLPDSKRAMVYGRLSRQMRRKGLRRFKEFRELIESDDQERIHFINTLTTNKTEFFREIHHFEFIEKVLVEEWRKEPADQLRIWSAGCSTGEEPYTLVSVLENARVMDFCPDLKIWATDLDTAVLEKARLGIYPIESQTSIPEPYLQRSFVRGVKTQQGNMKIKQELQHYVDFRPLNLIQAWPFKQKLDLIMCRNVMIYFDRPTQEQLIERFHQQLKPGGVLMLGHSESIGRCVSLFHHLGHTIYVRQ, encoded by the coding sequence ATGTTGGCGGTCAATGAGCAAGAGTTTGAACTCACTGATAAAGATTTCAAATTCATTCAATGGTTTATGCATAAAACGGTGGGTATTTATCTGCCCGACTCCAAACGCGCCATGGTATATGGTCGTTTGAGTCGGCAGATGCGCCGTAAAGGGCTGCGTCGTTTTAAAGAGTTTCGTGAACTGATTGAAAGTGATGATCAGGAGCGCATTCACTTTATTAATACGCTGACCACCAATAAAACGGAGTTTTTCCGTGAGATTCACCACTTTGAGTTTATTGAAAAAGTTCTAGTGGAAGAGTGGCGCAAAGAGCCTGCGGATCAACTGCGGATTTGGTCCGCAGGGTGTTCAACAGGAGAAGAACCGTACACCTTGGTTTCTGTTCTTGAAAATGCAAGGGTTATGGATTTTTGCCCAGATTTGAAAATTTGGGCAACCGATCTGGATACCGCCGTATTGGAAAAAGCACGTTTAGGGATTTATCCCATTGAGTCACAAACCTCGATTCCGGAGCCTTATCTGCAACGTAGTTTTGTTCGAGGGGTAAAAACGCAACAAGGCAACATGAAAATCAAGCAAGAACTACAACATTATGTTGATTTTCGCCCTTTAAATCTGATTCAGGCTTGGCCATTCAAGCAAAAATTGGATCTGATTATGTGCCGGAATGTGATGATCTATTTTGATCGACCGACCCAAGAACAATTGATCGAGCGCTTTCATCAACAACTTAAACCGGGGGGCGTGTTGATGTTAGGCCATTCGGAGAGTATTGGGCGCTGTGTGTCCCTTTTTCATCATCTCGGGCATACCATTTATGTTAGACAGTAA
- a CDS encoding response regulator encodes MARVLAVDDSISIRQMVSHTLQDAGYEVETASDGRDALAKAQKSRFDVIISDVNMPIMGGFEFVKAVRQQSQYKFTPILMLTTETSPEKKQEGKAVGATGWLVKPFNPETLLKTLQRVL; translated from the coding sequence ATGGCAAGAGTTTTGGCAGTGGATGATTCAATTTCGATTCGACAAATGGTCTCCCATACACTTCAAGATGCAGGGTATGAAGTCGAAACGGCATCGGATGGGCGTGATGCATTGGCCAAGGCGCAAAAGTCACGTTTCGACGTGATTATTTCTGATGTCAATATGCCAATTATGGGCGGTTTTGAGTTTGTGAAAGCAGTTCGGCAACAAAGCCAATATAAATTCACCCCTATTTTGATGTTAACCACCGAAACCAGCCCAGAAAAAAAACAAGAAGGTAAAGCGGTTGGTGCGACTGGATGGCTTGTGAAACCCTTTAACCCGGAAACTTTACTAAAAACTTTGCAGCGCGTTTTATAA